One Plasmodium vivax chromosome 13, whole genome shotgun sequence genomic region harbors:
- a CDS encoding CTP synthase, putative (encoded by transcript PVX_085940A), protein MDSAEDVNAITKYIIVTGGNMSGLGKGTAMSSMGVLLLTKNILLTTIKIDPYLNIDAGTMSPYEHGEVYVLEDGGEVDLDLGNYERFLNIKLSYKNNITSGKVYEEVIKKERKGEYLGKTVQVVPHVTDAIQKWIKGVMDDNIKKMKKEYNIRASSTPNTVPCICMIEVGGTVGDIESAVYLEALQQLINNLNADDVCLCHLSYVPIIGILREQKTKPTQHSVKILREAGLKPDFIFCRCEEPLTEEAIQKISLFSQVKNEHVISLHDTSNVYKVPLILEQQNFSANVLKKLNLQHIVLKNKLQISPYSFSTWKQLSDRYESSNECVVIGIVGKYTASNDTYLSIISSLVHACIECGFKLIIKYINSSHLSLKKKSKKKNIDLKRKARKYSYDTFLQINTTQKHLFVDDTTSDEDYDKKRRMKYERAWDILRSVDGILVPGGFGTRGIEGKYLSSKYCRLHNVPYLGICLGMQTAVIDVARQYLNKYANSEEFEDVLEVHSHLDDKMINKKKREFNKCATDYPASASEFTRAAESDLFSGSREFRKGRSHTDDVCFEMKKEAPHIRPDLHATRNVAQSNLPYNDENDSDYLAQKKHAISACSTNEEIPNGIGLEASEGGENGEVCTDERSGPLRPNGQIGDGKKEHFAKRHTDMLNFNSSSPRDQGAEPSDDADFLTTQKYIEDIPKKINDPALQEKIKLMGIQDYYKSIEEIDNNNVIISMNEFKGDDNKGGTMRLGVKQSKVIDKDSLTYKAYDEATYIFERHRHRFEINPKYVPLLESVGLSFVAKDVDSVRMEICEMKKLNFYVGVQFHPEFTSRPFKANPIFLAFILASKGKLKERLDKYGNKLCSGSLYR, encoded by the coding sequence ATGGATTCAGCGGAAGATGTAAATGCCATCACAAAGTACATCATTGTGACTGGGGGAAATATGAGCGGGCTGGGAAAAGGAACAGCCATGAGCAGCATGGGCGTCCTATTGTTAACGAAAAACATTCTACTGACGACGATAAAGATAGATCCCTACTTAAATATAGACGCGGGAACCATGTCTCCATATGAGCATGGGGAAGTATACGTACTGGAAGATGGCGGAGAAGTGGACTTAGATTTAGGAAACTACGAGCGATTTCTGAATATAAAATTGtcgtataaaaataatataaccTCGGGGAAGGTTTACGAAgaggttataaaaaaagaaaggaaaggagAATATTTGGGAAAGACTGTTCAGGTTGTGCCTCACGTAACGGATGCTATTCAAAAGTGGATCAAAGGAGTTATGGatgataatataaagaaaatgaaaaaagaatataacaTTAGAGCTTCTTCCACACCGAATACGGTCCCATGCATTTGTATGATAGAAGTAGGTGGGACCGTTGGAGATATCGAGTCGGCTGTCTACTTGGAAGCACTGCAACagttaataaataatttaaatgcgGATGATGTGTGTCTGTGCCATTTGTCCTACGTACCAATTATAGGGATCCTGAGGGAACAAAAAACCAAGCCAACACAACATAGTGTCAAAATTTTGAGGGAAGCTGGTCTAAAACCAGACTTCATATTTTGTAGATGTGAAGAACCCCTAACGGAGGAAGCCATTCAAAAAATTTCTCTCTTTTCGCAAGTGAAAAATGAGCATGTCATATCGTTACATGACACATCCAATGTGTATAAAGTACCCCTAATACTGGAGCAACAGAATTTCTCTGCCAACGTTCTAAAAAAACTCAACTTGCAACATATCGTgttgaaaaacaaattgcagATAAGTCCGTACTCCTTCAGTACCTGGAAACAGCTGTCAGATAGATACGAATCTTCAAACGAATGTGTGGTCATTGGAATTGTGGGGAAATACACAGCTTCGAATGACACCTATTTGTCTATCATTTCTTCCCTCGTCCATGCGTGCATAGAATGTGGGTTCAAGCTAATtatcaaatatattaatagcAGCCATTTGtctctgaaaaaaaaaagcaaaaaaaaaaatatcgatTTGAAGAGGAAAGCCAGAAAATATTCCTACGacacttttttgcaaattaatACAACGCAGAAACATCTCTTCGTTGATGATACCACCTCGGATGAAGATTACGATAAGAAGAGAAGAATGAAATACGAACGTGCTTGGGATATCCTCCGATCCGTGGATGGTATCCTAGTTCCCGGAGGATTCGGAACGAGAGGTATTGAGGGAAAGTATCTCTCATCCAAGTATTGCAGACTGCATAATGTGCCTTACTTGGGAATTTGCCTTGGCATGCAGACAGCCGTCATCGATGTGGCTAGACAGTACCTAAACAAATACGCCAACTCGGAAGAGTTCGAAGACGTACTTGAAGTTCACAGCCACTTGGATGATAAAATGATTAACAAGAAGAAACGGGAGTTTAACAAATGCGCAACGGACTACCCTGCTAGCGCGAGTGAGTTCACCAGGGCGGCCGAAAGTGACCTGTTCAGCGGCTCCAGGGAATTCCGCAAGGGACGCTCCCACACGGATGATGTCTGCTTTGAGATGAAAAAGGAGGCCCCCCACATTCGCCCAGACCTACACGCTACTAGAAACGTCGCGCAGAGCAACTTGCCCTACAACGACGAGAATGATAGTGACTACCTTGCGCAGAAGAAGCACGCGATCTCGGCCTGCTCCACGAATGAGGAAATTCCGAACGGCATCGGGTTGGAGGCCAGCGAAGGGGGCGAAAATGGAGAGGTGTGCACCGATGAGCGGAGCGGCCCCCTTCGTCCAAATGGCCAAATCGGTGACGGGAAAAAAGAGCACTTCGCGAAGCGCCACACGGACATGCTGAACTTCAACTCGTCGTCTCCGCGTGACCAGGGGGCAGAGCCCTCCGACGACGCGGACTTCCTAACCACGCAAAAGTACATCGAGGATATCCCCAAGAAGATAAACGACCCAGCATTacaggagaaaataaaactaatGGGCATACAGGATTACTACAAAAGTATAGAAGAGATAGATAACAACAATGTGATTATCTCCATGAACGAGTTCAAAGGGGATGATAATAAGGGAGGCACCATGCGATTAGGGGTGAAGCAGTCCAAAGTGATTGACAAAGATTCGCTAACGTACAAAGCGTACGATGAAGCGACGTACATATTCGAAAGGCATAGACATAGGTTCGAAATAAATCCCAAATATGTTCCACTGTTAGAATCCGTTGGGCTAAGTTTTGTGGCAAAAGATGTTGATAGTGTCAGGATGGAGATCtgcgaaatgaagaagttAAATTTTTACGTCGGTGTGCAATTCCACCCCGAATTTACATCCCGTCCGTTTAAGGCCAACCCGATATTCCTGGCCTTCATTTTAGCATCCAAGGGGAAACTGAAGGAGCGTCTGGACAAGTACGGAAATAAGTTATGTTCGGGGAGCCTCTACCGGTAG
- a CDS encoding hypothetical protein, conserved (encoded by transcript PVX_085945A), translating to MKRQLCFSCTDFYGHGNSVLSQNLNKFTERLYTEQIYDVLRNKHILDATFIIVAFSMGCIIATHLSAENKIHIKKLCLISAAGLAKPRHRFLIFLLKHNIRICLRLAKKYSHSMISEDTVKNEYYNFENNVEDAMKRYSVLRENHEKFIETFLKVLTGIKIQDSKKHYAALLKTNVDILFIYGKEDKLTPYSYTVKFLEKKKKYVQNVKMIILPECCHLVIHEKYGELVQHLLYFLQ from the exons ATGAAAAGGCAGTTGTGCTTCTCCTGCACGG ACTTCTACGGCCACGGAAATAGCGTCCTTTCGCAGAACCTGAACAAATTTACGGAGCGATTATACACAGAACAAATTTATGACGTTTTAAggaataaacatattttagaTGCAACCTTCATTATTGTCGCCTTTTCCATGGGGTGTATCATAgcta CACACCTATCTGCTGAGAATAAAATACACATAAAGAAACTCTGCTTAATCAGTGCAGCTGGGCTGGCCAAGCCGCGGCACCGATTCTTAAT CTTCCTGCTAAAGCACAACATACGCATTTGCCTGAGACTGGCGAAGAAGTACAGCCATTCGATGATCTCCGAGGACACGGTAAAG aatgaATATTACAACTTCGAAAATAACGTAGAAGATGCGATGAAGCGGTACTCAGTACTCCGAGAAAAT CATGAAAAATTCATTGAGACATTTCTAAAGGTACTGACGGGAATAAAAATCCAAGATTCGAAGAAGCACTACGCTGCTTTGTTAAAAACTAACGTGGACATCCTTTTCATCTACGG AAAGGAAGATAAACTGACTCCCTACTCTTACACCGtaaaatttttggaaaaaaaaaagaaatatgtgCAGAATGTGAAGATGATTATTTTACCCGAATGTTGTCACCTCGTTATACATGAGAAGTACGGCGAGTTGGTTCAGCACCTGCTCTACTTTTTGCAGTGA
- a CDS encoding hypothetical protein, conserved (encoded by transcript PVX_085950A), which yields MEEGKILFYRENDYSILEKHYQSALEKDIQELIIYYGLKLLKKNIRRNSFFKWSLYEHILRASIELNLTEYVDMCFNKLNEKFGKLDGKKLNVLKGMVYESKKKNREALDIYKNYLCKDSCDILVRARIVSLKKTIENDINQVIQLLNDHLKEFPVDIEAWHELGEIYLTNCLYSYALYCFEEILLHLPTNLYYILTCAELHYTVSQFEISSKYFCLAIKLQGNNLRGLWGIIMLNVSRYLHRKPKSLSDNVDIILTLRCIDRLHKLYSGLKVELLYKNSILEYLNELRDIFK from the coding sequence atggaggaaggcaaaattttattttacagaGAAAACGACTACagcattttggaaaagcaCTATCAGAGCGCCCTGGAAAAGGACATACaagaattaataatttaCTATGGCTTGaaattactaaaaaaaaatataaggaggaattcatttttcaagTGGAGTCTCTACGAGCACATATTGAGAGCCTCCATTGAATTAAATTTAACTGAATATGTGGACATGTGTTTTAATAAGCTGAACGAAAAGTTTGGAAAATTGGATGGGAAAAAGTTGAATGTACTGAAAGGAATGGTATAtgaatcaaaaaaaaaaaacagagagGCGTTAGATATTTATAAGAATTATTTATGCAAAGATTCTTGCGACATTTTAGTAAGAGCAAGAATTgtgagtttaaaaaaaacaatagaaaatgatataaatcAAGTTATACAGTTATTAAATGACCACTTAAAGGAGTTCCCAGTGGACATAGAAGCATGGCATGAATTGGGAGAAATATACTTGACAAACTGTTTGTATAGTTATGCCTTGTACTGCTTTGAAGAAATTTTGCTACACCTACCCACCAATTTGTACTACATATTAACCTGCGCAGAATTGCACTACACCGTTAGCCAGTTCGAAATAAGCAGCAAGTATTTCTGTCTAGCCATTAAATTACAGGGTAATAATTTAAGGGGGCTGTGGGGAATAATAATGCTTAATGTTTCTAGGTATCTCCACAGAAAACCAAAATCGCTAAGCGATAATGTGGACATCATTCTGACGTTACGTTGCATTGACAGGTTGCACAAATTGTACAGCGGATTGAAGGTAGAGCTGTTGTATAAAAATTCTATTCTGGAATATCTAAATGAGTTGAGAGACATTTTTAAGTGA
- a CDS encoding cytidine diphosphate-diacylglycerol synthase, putative (encoded by transcript PVX_085955A), with amino-acid sequence MPKRNEQVTKSSGSISDSSFGSNNEEDNPKIVSDGVKEKKKKKKLTNGDSTVGQNKKKGTINGNNHVGDNKKETHNGDNYAEEDKTNVTNDDNYAEEDKTVGRTRSKGISLETNNECVDDVDKLKNGNNNSYKKKKSTDEINGKGEYGEDQNVTKNNQKVECRRRKSGSKDIKGYKDLKHLKEYANVKSTNNRFTNFIRFYGYKGIPNNGSKNRMSIASQNNTSHNLNMQNHEGNIDTFKVRLISSLILLFFSLLTVAAGHFYCSMLVLVLVSFVYREIISLKSVENKDKKLPEIFYIRWYWFFLTILTWGIPWVIPKLKHQIGFFKYMLKYHSIIMFISAFFGLIWFILSLRKFSLKYQFSQIGIILLSSLFIVTQLLMHIANIYSGLIWFMVPVSSVVVNDTFAYIFGVLFGKTKLIELSPKKTVEGFVGSSVITVLYSIGATYLLQNYKFFVCPQNHISFIPFYTLYTTDCEDSSIFKPKYYTLPSQLSSVLPISRIYYTNMVLHGLVLSLFAAFLAPFGGFFASGFKRALKIKDFGRSIPGHGGATDRFDCQIFIGMFTYIYLKTFVKIKGRINYSYDVLIDSIQKLDHKEVLRLFNQLKNMIDKKRRKTIDRKRDQHIKPPPKDDKCNGNNK; translated from the coding sequence ATGCcaaaacgaaatgaacaagTTACGAAAAGCAGTGGTTCCATAAGCGATTCATCCTTTGGAAGTAACAACGAGGAGGACAACCCAAAGATAGTTAGCGATGGAgtaaaggagaagaagaagaaaaaaaaattaaccaacGGGGATAGCACTGTagggcaaaacaaaaaaaaggggacaatCAACGGGAATAATCACGTAGGGGATAACAAGAAGGAAACACACAACGGAGACAACTACGCAGAGGAGGACAAAACCAACGTTACCAATGATGATAATTATGCCGAAGAAGACAAAACTGTAGGCAGGACCAGAAGTAAAGGCATAAGCCTAGAGACAAACAACGAATGTGTAGACGATGTGGATAAactaaaaaatgggaataataATTCGtacaagaaaaagaaaagcactGACGAAATAAACGGAAAGGGAGAATATGGGGAAGATCAAAATGTTACTAAAAATAATCAGAAGGTAGAATgtaggaggaggaaaagtgGAAGTAAGGACATCAAAGGATACAAAGATTTAAAGCACCTGAAGGAATATGCTAATGTTAAAAGTACAAATAACCGatttacaaattttattcGATTTTATGGATACAAAGGAATACCCAATAATGGAAGTAAAAACAGAATGTCCATAGCGAGCCAAAATAATACTAGccataatttaaatatgcaAAACCATGAAGGTAATATAGATACTTTTAAAGTAAGATTGATCTCCTCACTGAtactgttatttttttctttgctaaCGGTGGCAGCTGGACACTTCTACTGTTCTATGCTAGTGCTAGTACTGGTAAGCTTTGTGTATAGAGAAATAATATCTTTGAAGAGCGTAGAAAATAAGGACAAAAAATTGCcggaaattttttacataagaTGGTACTGGTTTTTCTTAACCATATTGACATGGGGTATACCTTGGGTTATCCCCAAATTGAAACATCAAATAGgattttttaagtacatgCTAAAATATCACTCGATAATTATGTTCATATCAGCTTTTTTTGGATTAATATGGTTTATACTATCTTTAAGAAAGTTTTCTTTAAAGTACCAGTTTTCTCAGATAGGCATCATCCTATTATCTTCCCTCTTTATCGTAACCCAATTGTTAATGCACATTGCAAACATCTACTCGGGGCTAATTTGGTTCATGGTCCCCGTATCGTCAGTTGTTGTGAATGATACGTTTGCCTATATATTTGGGGTCCTctttggaaaaacaaaattgatcGAATTATCCCCAAAGAAGACAGTTGAAGGATTTGTTGGGTCATCTGTTATAACCGTTTTGTATAGCATAGGTGCAACGTACCTTTTACAAAactataaattttttgtttgtcCTCAAAATCATATTTCGTTTATCCCGTTTTATACGCTGTATACGACGGACTGTGAAGATAGTTCCATTTTCAAGCCAAAATATTATACCCTACCCAGTCAGTTATCCTCCGTACTGCCTATCAGTAGAATATATTACACCAACATGGTTTTGCACGGATTAGTCTTGAGCCTGTTTGCCGCGTTTCTGGCACCCTTTGGTGGCTTCTTTGCATCAGGCTTTAAGAGAGcactaaaaattaaagattTTGGCCGTTCCATTCCAGGACATGGTGGAGCTACCGATAGATTTGATTGTCAAATTTTTATTGGTATGTTCACCTACATCTATTTGAAAACATTTGTTAAGATTAAAGGGAGGATTAATTATTCCTATGACGTCCTTATCGACTCAATACAGAAATTGGATCATAAGGAGGTGCTGCGCCTTTTTAATCagctaaaaaatatgatagacaagaagaggaggaaaaccaTCGACAGGAAGAGGGACCAGCATATCAAGCCCCCCCCCAAGGATGACAAGTGCAACGGCAACAACAAGTAG
- a CDS encoding RNA binding protein, putative (encoded by transcript PVX_085960A) — MNNMNSMNSMNSMNSMSNMNNMNNMNNMNNMNTMSNSTQAFGAEKNEGTYGDTRIAEQQQQQQQQQQQQCNYQMNNPYNPAPSIPAKLFVSSIPKSLTENDIKTIFEEYGSIKDVVFIKDKKPNVNRANVFVRMESIYYAQKAIQDLHGKKVLCETLGPLIVKFAIGELEKYGVNMHNANENEAKLFVGSLPKEIAEEQIRNLFNRYGNVTEVYIMKNSNGVSKRCAFVNYAYKEQGIFAIQNLNGKIAIENAEKPIEVRFAETKNQLQEKQLLNRALLNPLNNNNNGNNNNSNNSNNNQSNNNNAFLQSQQFKNMHVNSFNRFPVHMNYNLQNNATHQRNTNNAAHSPWKQYFSKEDGRPYYHNEITGQTQWHKPRKLEQDFINPLNMNEVSGPVGANIFIFHIPNEWIQNDLLAAFSPFGNIISAHIATEKDTGRNRGFAFVSYDNVDSAINAVKYMNGFLAHKKKLKVTIKKGEEQYVQALLNQRSKLNTADNRRNFMNATPHA; from the coding sequence ATGAACAACATGAACAGCATGAACAGCATGAACAGCATGAACAGCATGAGCAACATGAACAATATGAACAACATGAACAATATGAACAACATGAACACCATGAGCAACAGCACGCAGGCATTTGGCGCCgagaaaaatgaaggcaCCTACGGAGACACACGGATAgcggagcagcagcagcaacaacagcaacaacaacagcagcagTGCAACTACCAAATGAATAACCCATATAACCCGGCACCATCCATCCCCGCAAAACTGTTTGTTAGCTCCATTCCAAAAAGTTTAACagaaaatgatataaaaacgATATTTGAAGAATACGGAAGTATCAAAGATGTGGTTTTCATAAAAGACAAAAAGCCAAACGTAAATCGAGCCAATGTATTCGTCCGAATGGAGTCAATATATTATGCACAAAAGGCTATTCAAGATTTGCACGGAAAAAAAGTTCTCTGTGAAACTTTAGGACCATTGATAGTCAAATTTGCCATAGGGGAGTTGGAAAAATATGGCGTGAATATGCATAACGCGAATGAAAATGAAGCGAAATTATTTGTTGGGTCTCTTCCAAAGGAGATAGCGGAAGAGCAAATAAGAAATCTGTTCAACAGATATGGTAACGTGACAGAAGTGTACATCATGAAAAACAGCAACGGGGTTAGCAAAAGATGTGCCTTTGTTAATTACGCATATAAGGAACAAGGAATTTTTGCAATACAAAATTTGAATGGAAAAATAGCCATCGAAAATGCGGAGAAGCCAATTGAAGTTCGATTTGCAGAGACGAAAAATCAGCTACAGGAAAAGCAACTGCTAAACAGGGCCCTCCTCAACCCGCtgaacaacaacaacaacggCAATAACAACAATAGCAACAACAGCAACAATAATCAGagcaataataataatgccTTTTTGCAATCCcagcaatttaaaaatatgcatgtCAATTCTTTTAATAGATTCCCTGTACATATGAATTATAACTTACAAAATAATGCTACTCACCAGAGAAACACAAATAACGCTGCCCATTCGCCTTGGAAACAATATTTTTCGAAAGAAGATGGACGACCATACTACCACAATGAGATAACGGGACAGACCCAATGGCATAAACCGAGAAAACTTGAACAAGATTTTATTAATCCGTTAAATATGAATGAAGTGTCTGGTCCTGTGGGGgctaatattttcattttccacaTCCCAAATGAGTGGATACAAAATGATTTATTGGCtgccttttctccctttggAAATATCATTTCTGCACACATTGCTACGGAAAAGGACACTGGCAGAAACAGAGGCTTCGCCTTCGTTTCGTATGACAATGTAGATAGCGCAATAAATGCTGTTAAATACATGAACGGATTTTTGGCGCATAAGAAGAAGCTCAAGGTTACCATAAAGAAGGGTGAGGAGCAGTACGTGCAGGCACTGCTCAACCAGAGGAGCAAGCTGAACACGGCTGACAATCGGAGAAATTTCATGAACGCCACGCCGCATGCGTGA
- a CDS encoding hypothetical protein, conserved (encoded by transcript PVX_085965A) — translation MKTNQKCFFFLLNKRHYNPPSKRKWSKQNDKYKTRRPLAENSNVHKINIKGEYWKQKHVNKQFVVENGNQDMINEKTSLNFFGYPNISLHSKLGGSLYIEQMDEITLCVIMNKCIKENILESFIWKNLLNRCTRIAHKVNGNVLSYIFKYASQAIFYNHYFFLTMLGNISTNLYSLNIKNCANVLYAMNNNSSYYNEEVYKKVVEHSSLLILNRNDIDVNSVLSLISSFYTFDSGATNGSNSDGGNCVNIRNNVNNAYLLFDSIAKTFNRYDLDLSEIDSVCSALLVYCQLDRVNLFFQERNRNMIDKLVSYLNDNVEKLNIKHISILCFADCIFTKGKFLKWNYIFSKIEKESYLLDNNYLSILFYALKGKLVQRKRIYKIIYNHILNDVSNASLENISLVTYPFLKYGILEEAHSRWGRSGSKDPPHTGSAKKKTYTKGEEVATCAEKGAQNLEVKLGHSFHLFNDFLYGKVKYNITNFSPFQVYLIFKGLYESKMRNDKVEQLKKEITKRICRDVYTMPAYLLTYCMKIVTDNSVRDSELITSLKNVSLVYLHMYKKIYLCDTDYSINEGSTLIEDYYSSVRDDEDPSKSDITFLYNEKRKEVNYLSEKYVLDLNLFNSQFKQLREKFGIAREEIEQTLTHSQNFFFNYYLKEKQLANFFYFSIIMEENDALAYFTQVKEVVQDRMARAELKFSPTSILQILRSMDHLHMVQKDNAFFSTLLRQLCDEIYSLDLPTFLQFLSIFHKNRISHYYFLRKARYIVSMNRYEFSSSSLLNVRSMIFELSKLL, via the exons atgaaaacaaatCAGAaatgtttcttcttccttctgaACAAAAGGCATTATAACCCCCCAAGCAAGAGGAAATGGAGTAAGCAGAACGATAAATACAAAACGAGGAGGCCCCTGGCGGAGAATTCGAATGTGcacaaaattaacattaagGGGGAATACTGGAAGCAGAAACATGTGAATAAACAGTTTGTTGTGGAAAATGGGAACCAAGATATGATAAATGAAAAGAcaagtttaaatttttttggctacCCCAATATATCACTGCATAGCAAATTGGGGGGCAGCTTATATATTGAACAGATGGACGAAATAACTCTATGTGTAATTATGAACAAGTGCATAAAAGagaacattttggaaagttTCATTTGGAAGAATCTGCTAAACAGGTGCACAAGAATTGCGCACAAAGTGAATGGAAATGTGTtaagttatatatttaaatacgCCTCGcaggcaattttttataaccactatttttttctgaccaTGCTGGGGAATATCTCCACCAATTTGTACTccttaaatataaaaaactgcGCAAATGTACTCTATGCAatgaataataatagtaGTTATTATAATGAAGAGGTATACAAGAAGGTGGTCGAGCACAGTTCCCTGCTTATCTTGAACAGAAACGACATCGATGTTAATAGTGTGTTAAGTCTGATCAGCTCCTTTTACACCTTTGATAGCGGCGCCACAAATGGGAGCAACTCCGACGGTGGGAACTGCGTAAATATTAGAAACAATGTGAACAACGCGTATTTACTGTTCGATAGCATTGCGAAAACGTTTAATAGGTACGATCTCGATTTGAGTGAAATTGACTCTGTGTGTTCGGCTCTCCTTGTGTATTGCCAACTAGACAGGGTCAACTTGTTCTTCCAGGAGAGGAACAGAAACATGATAGACAAATTAGTAAGCTACCTGAACGATAATGTAGAAAAGTTAAATATAAAGCACatatccattttgtgcttTGCGGATTGTATTTTTACCaaggggaaatttttaaagtggAATTATATCTTCtcaaaaattgaaaaggagtCATACCTGCTGGATAACAACTACCTGAGCATTTTGTTCTACGCACTGAAGGGTAAACTGGTGCAGCGGAAGaggatttacaaaattatttacaaccATATTTTGAATGATGTAAGTAACGCTTCGTTGGAAAATATATCCCTGGTGACATACCCCTTTTTGAAATATGGTATCTTGGAGGAAGCGCACAGTAGGTGGGGACGCAGCGGCAGTAAGGACCCTCCACACACGGGGAgcgcgaagaagaagacctacaccaaaggggaagaagtagcCACCTGTGCAGAGAAGGGTGCTCAAAATTTGGAAGTAAAGTTAGGCCATTCTTTTCACCTATTTAACGATTTCCTATACGGCAAGGTGAAATACAACATAACTAACTTCAGCCCATTTCAAGTgtacttaatttttaaagggTTATACGAATCGAAGATGAGAAATGATAAAGTAGAGcagttaaaaaaggagatcaCGAAACGGATATGTAGAGATGTATATACCATGCCGGCGTACTTGCTAACGTACTGTATGAAAATTGTTACGGACAACAGCGTACGGGATAGCGAATTAATAACTTCGTTGAAAAACGTCAGTTTGGTGTACCTGCATATGTATAAGAAGATTTACCTGTGCGACACGGACTATTCGATCAACGAAGGTTCCACGCTGATAGAGGATTACTACAGCAGTGTGCGGGATGATGAAGACCCGTCCAAGAGCGACATAACCTTTCTGTACAATGAGAAAAGGAAGGAGGTGAATTATTTATCCGAAAAGTATGTACTAGATTTGAATTTATTCAATTCCCAATTTAAGCAGCTACGTGAAAAGTTTGGAATCGCAAGGGAGGAAATTGAACAGACGCTTACACATTCTcagaactttttttttaattattatttgaaggaaaagcagctagccaattttttttacttttccatCATCATGGAGGAGAATGACGCGCTAGCGTACTTTACCCAAGTTAAGGAAGTTGTGCAGGATCGAATGGCACGCGCAGAGTTGAAGTTCAGCCCAACCAGCATTCTGCAAATATTAAGATCGATGGACCATCTGCACATGGTTCAGAAGGACAATGCCTTTTTCAGCACCCTCTTGCGGCAGCTGTGCGATGAGATATACTCCCTGGACCTTCCCacctttttgcaattccTGTCGATATTTCACAAGAACAGAATTTCGCACTACTACTTTTTGAGGAAGGCCCGGTACATAGTCAGCATGAACAG GTATGAATTTAGCAGTAGTTCGCTGTTGAACGTTAGGAGCATGATTTTCGAATTAAGCAAGTTGctgtaa